Proteins encoded within one genomic window of Bacteroidota bacterium:
- a CDS encoding 4Fe-4S dicluster domain-containing protein translates to MPKKLYLDKQSVDFYEKVKEISGETITLCDQCGTCSGGCPVIEQMDISPAQLMRMVMLGDKEVMDTKTMWLCATCNTCTVRCPRELDVSKVAEALRQIRLRQSIDQVKIDEIPKDILRELPQIAVVGAFRRLTS, encoded by the coding sequence ATGCCGAAAAAATTATATTTAGATAAACAATCAGTTGACTTTTATGAAAAAGTCAAAGAAATTAGTGGAGAGACCATCACTTTATGTGATCAGTGTGGAACCTGTTCAGGCGGATGTCCTGTGATTGAACAGATGGATATTTCTCCTGCTCAATTAATGAGAATGGTTATGCTTGGCGATAAAGAAGTTATGGACACAAAAACAATGTGGTTATGTGCGACTTGTAATACTTGCACAGTTCGTTGTCCGCGAGAACTTGATGTTTCAAAAGTTGCCGAAGCATTGAGACAAATACGATTAAGACAATCAATTGATCAAGTAAAGATTGATGAAATTCCAAAAGATATATTGAGAGAATTGCCACAGATTGCAGTAGTTGGAGCTTTTAGAAGATTAACTTCATAA
- a CDS encoding CoB--CoM heterodisulfide reductase iron-sulfur subunit B family protein encodes MKIPYYPGCTLKSAAKHFEKSAIESAKKIGVEFVELPRWNCCGVVASLADDDLMHHLAPIRNMVRVLEMNRDGLVEDEKRLLMLCSMCYNTLSRSNKRVSENSEDLDAINDFMYKEEIDYDGSVETVHFLEIIKEIGFDKVKKAVKKSLKNLKVAPYYGCMLLRPKEVGIDDPETPTIFENLISSLTAEPIKWNNSRRCCGSFLTVDNADVVIELGSDILEDAKNSGADIIITSCPLCAFNLDNRQKNIKEKYPDFKEIPVVYFTQLMALAFGLSEEVMGFDGNFIDPRKLLKSKKLIK; translated from the coding sequence ATGAAAATACCTTATTATCCGGGATGTACATTAAAATCAGCAGCAAAACATTTTGAAAAATCTGCTATTGAAAGTGCTAAAAAGATAGGAGTTGAATTTGTAGAATTACCACGATGGAATTGTTGTGGAGTTGTTGCATCACTTGCTGATGATGATCTTATGCATCACCTGGCACCAATCAGAAATATGGTTCGTGTATTAGAGATGAATCGCGATGGATTAGTAGAAGACGAAAAACGATTACTAATGTTATGCTCAATGTGCTATAATACATTAAGCAGATCGAATAAACGAGTTAGTGAAAATTCAGAAGATTTAGATGCTATCAATGATTTTATGTATAAAGAAGAGATAGATTATGATGGCAGTGTTGAGACGGTTCACTTTTTGGAAATTATAAAAGAAATCGGATTTGATAAAGTAAAAAAAGCAGTAAAAAAATCATTAAAGAATTTAAAAGTTGCACCATATTACGGATGCATGTTACTCCGACCAAAAGAGGTGGGAATAGATGATCCGGAAACGCCGACAATTTTTGAAAACTTAATAAGTTCACTAACAGCTGAACCAATTAAATGGAACAATTCAAGAAGATGTTGCGGTAGTTTTTTAACTGTGGATAATGCAGATGTTGTGATTGAACTCGGTAGCGATATTTTAGAAGATGCAAAAAATTCAGGTGCTGATATAATTATTACAAGTTGTCCGCTATGTGCTTTTAATCTTGATAACAGACAGAAAAATATAAAAGAAAAATATCCGGATTTTAAAGAGATTCCTGTGGTATATTTTACACAATTGATGGCACTCGCATTTGGTTTGTCGGAAGAGGTGATGGGATTTGATGGAAATTTTATTGATCCGAGAAAATTACTAAAATCAAAAAAATTAATAAAATAG